Genomic window (Streptomyces sp. RerS4):
CGGCGGCGCCGGGCCGGGCTCCGGAAGCGGACGCCGCCCCGGGCCCGTCCGCCGCCCCGCTCCCGGAGGCGGCCGTCACCCTGCTCGTCGGGCGGGCCGTGGAGGAGCGTGGAACGGCCGGCTCCGCCTGGTGTCCCGAACGCGCCTTCCGCGCCGAAGCCTGCGGCACTTGGCACGAACGGCGGATCCTCGCCACCGCCCGGGGCGCGGGAGCGCTCCTCCAGGACCCGGCCGCGACCCGCACGGACACCCTCCCCACGGACCCGGGAGCGCCGCTGGAGATCGCCCTCGACCACGCGCGGGCGGGCCGCCTGACGGACGTCAGCGTGCGCGACGGCCACGGTCGACACCTCGCCGGCACCCTCGGCCCCGACGGCGACCGCTGGCACAACACGGAGCCCCTGCGGGCGGGGGAGGAGTACACGGTCCGCGTCGGCGCCCAGGACGGCAACGGGACCCCGGTCGGGGTGACCATGGCCCTGCGGACGGCGCCGCCGGCCGGCATGGACACCGGCCCGGACGGCGGCGGCGACGACGGCAAGGCCGGCGGCGTACGGGCTGACGCCGAGGGCGCGGAGGGCGCCGCCGGCGCGGGACGCGACCGGCTCACCGTTGAGTTCGGGCCGCGCCCCGGCACGTACGGGGCGGGGGAGATCGTCACCGCCTCCCTCAGCCACCCGCTCCCCGCCGACGACCTCGACGCCCGCGCCGACCTGGAGCGGGCCCTCCAGGTCACCTCAGAACCGCAGGTCGAGGGCGCCTGGCACTGGGTCGACGACTCCACCCTGCACTTCCGGCCGCGCACCTACTGGCCCGCGCACGCCGTGGTCCGCGTCAGCAGCGGGCTCGACGGCATCGAGATCGGCGACCGCCACCACGGAGGCCCCTCCGAGCCGCTCCGGTTCACCGTCGCCGACCGCATCGAGGCCGTCACCGACTCCGCCGCCCACGAGATGACCGTACGCCGCAACGGACGCGTCATCAGGACCATCCCCGTCACCACCGGCAAGGCGGGCTTCCGCACCCGCAGCGGCGTCAAGGTCATCCTGGGCAAGGAGTACCGGGTCCGCATGCGCGGGGACACCGTCGGCATCGAGAAGGGCACCAAGGAGTTCTACGACCTGCCCGTCTTCTACGCGACGCGGGTGACGTGGAGCGGCGAGTACGTCCACGCCGCGCCCTGGTCGGTGGACGCGCAGGGCGAGGAGAACGTCAGCCACGGCTGCACCGGCATGAGCACGCGGGACGCCGCCTGGTTCTACGAGACGGTCCGCGAAGGGGACATCGTCGAGGTCGTCAACAGCGGCGGCGCGAAGATGCCCGCCTTCGACAACGGCTTCGGCGACTGGAACATGGACTGGCGGACCTGGCTGTCGGGCAGCGCCCTGCGCGCCGGCGCGGCGGACGCGAAGGCCCCGGCGGCCGACGCCCCGGACATCGAGGACACCGACTCCTCCCTCGCCGCGGCCCGTCTGCGCCCCACGACGTGACGGCCACCCAGCGCCACCGGCGCACCCAGCGCCACCGGCGCACCCGAAGCGCACTCCACTCCCGCCGCCGCGAGGCTTCGCGGCCGCCCGGCGCGGGTGGCCGGGACGGATGACCCCGCCGGCCCCGCCCCGCGCCCGCCCCCGCCGCGCGCTGCTCGCCGGGGCGGCCGGGAACTTCGTCGAGTGGTACGAGTTCGGCGTCTACGGCTGCTTCGCCACCGTCATCGCCGCCCACTTCTTCACGCCGGCCTCGACGGGCGGCGGTGGGTCGGGTGGGTCGGGTGGGGCGGGCCCGCTGATCGCCACGTACGCCTCCTTCGCCGTGGCGTTCTTCTTCCGGCCCGCCGGAGCCCTCCTCTTCGGCCGGCTCGGCGACCGGGCCGGCCGCCGCCCCACCCTGATCCTCGTCATCGGCCTCATGACCCTCGCCACGACCCTGATCGGCCTGCTGCCCACCCGGGCCACGGCGGGCGTCGCCGCGCCCGTCCTGCTCACGGTGCTCCGGGCCCTCCAAGGCCTCAGCGCGGGCGGGGAGTTCGGCGGGGCCGTGGCGTTGATGACGGAAAGCGCGCCGCCCGGCCGGCGCGGCCGGTACGGGGCCTGGCAATCCCTCACCGTCGCCCTCGGCCTGCTCGCCGGCGCCGCCACCGCCGCCCTGCTGGCCACCGTCCTCACCCCGGCCGCCCTCCACGCCTGGGGCTGGCGCATCCCCTTCCTGCTGGCCCTCCCCCTGGGGCTGACGGCCCTCCACCTCCGCACCACCCTCCCGCCGGAGCCCCCGCCGCCGGTGCCGCCGTCCCCCCACGTGCTGTGCGCCCTCCCGGAACCCCCTGCGCCGCCCGCCCCCGGCCGGGGCGAACCGCCGGCGTCGCCGGACCGGTCGGCGTCGCTTGACTCGCGGGCGCTGCCCGGACTCCCGGAGCCGCCCGGGCCGTCCGTCTCGGCGTGGGCGGCCGGGCACGCCCGGGGAGACGCACCTGTGCTGCCGGTTCCCCCGGAGCGGCCCGAATCCGGGCACACGCCGGCGCTGTCCGCCTTCCCGGAGCCGCCGTCGCCGCCCCGCTCGCCGGCGTCGGCGGGGCTCCCGGAGGAAGGGGTGCCCGCGCTACCCGTTCCACGCTCCGGCGGGCCGGACAGAGCGGGCACGCCCCCGCGCGGGGTCGGCGTGCGCGCCGTGCTCCTCGGGGTCGGTCGGGTCATGGGGTGGTCGGCGGCCGGGTACACGTTCCTCGTCGTCCTGCCGTCCTACCTGCAACAGACCCTCGGCGCGTCCTTCCGGGAGGCGCTGATCGCCGCCGCCCTCGCCAACCTCGGGTTCGCCGCCGCCATCCTGCCCGCCGGCATGCTCAGCGACCGGATCGGCCGTCGCCCCGTCATGCTCTGTGGCGCCCTGACCGTCACCCTCCTCGCGCTGCCCCTGCTCCACCTCCTCCAGGACCCCGCCGCCTCCGCCCCGGCCAAGGCCGCCGCCGTCCTCGGAGCCGGGGCCGTCGTCGGGCTGCTCGCCGGGCCGGGGCCCGCCATGCTCGCGGAGATGTTCCCCGCCCAGGTCCGCTGCACCGGCCTCGCCCTGGCCTACGCCCTCGCCAACGCCGTCTTCTCGGGCTGCGCGGGCTTGATCATCACCGCCCTCACCGCCGCCACCGGCGACACCGACGTCCCCGCCCTGTACGCCGCCGGAGCCTGCGCGGCCAGCGCCCTCGCCCTGGCCTCCCTGCGCGGCGACGACCACAAGAGGCCCCTGCGGTGAGGGTCGTCGGCCTGATGTCGGGCACCTCCCACGACTCCGTCGACGCCGCGGCCGCCGACCTCACCCTCGACGGCGACACCCTGCGCCTGGTGCCGCTCGGCATGATCGCCGCCCCCTACGAGGCCCCCTTGCGCGACGCGCTCACCGCCGCGCTGCCACCCGCCCCCACCACCCTGGCCGACGTGTGCCGCCTCGATACCGGCATCGGGCAGGCCTTCGCCCGCCTCGCCGCCCGCGCCGACCGCGAACTCTGCGACGACCGTGCCGAGTTGATCGCCTCCCACGGCCAGACCGTCTACCACTGGACCGACGCCGGCCAGGTGCTCGGCACCCTCCAGCTCGGCCGCCCCGCCTGGATCGCCGAGGCCACCGGCTGCCCCGTCGTCTCCGACTTCCGCCCCGCCGACGTCGCCGCCGGCGGCCAAGGCGCCCCCCTCGTCGGCCTGATCGACCTGATGCTCCTGCGCGGCCGCCCCGGCGCCCCCGCCGCCCTGAACATCGGCGGCATCGCCAACCTCACCGCCGTGGTGCCCACCGGGCCGCCGGTCGCCTTCGACACCGGGCCCGGCAACGCCCTCCTCGACGCGGCGGTACACGACCTCACCGGGGGCCGGCGCGCCTACGACGAGGACGGCGCGCTCGCCGCCGCCGGCCGGGTCCACGAGCCGCTCCTGCACCACCTGCTCGCCGAGCCCTACTACGCCCGCCCCGCGCCGAAGACCACCGGCAAGGAGCACTTCCACCGCGACTACCTGCGCACCGCGCTCGCCCGCTTCCCCGCCCTCGCCCCGTCCGACCTCCTCGCCACCCTCACCCGGCTCACCGCCCGCACCGTCGCCGACGCGCTGCGCCCCTTCGCCGTCACGGAGGTCGTCGCCTCCGGAGGCGGCACGTGTAACCCGGTCCTGATGGAGATGCTCCGCCGCGAACTGCCCACCAAGACCGCCCTGTTGAGTTCCGACGCGCTCGGACTGCCCGCCGCCGCGAAAGAGGCGTACGCCTTCGCCGTGCTCGGCCACCTCACCCTGCACGGCCTGCCCGGCAACGCCCCCGCCTGCACCGGCGCACGCGGCCCCCGCGTCCTCGGCTCCCTCACCCCGGGCCGACGCCCCCTGCGCCTGCCACCCACCCCGCCCCACCCGCCGCACCGCCTGATCGTCGAACCGCCGCGGTAGGAGGGGCGCGGTCCTGGACCGCCGCACCAGCGGGGCACGACCACGCCCGCGCACACTCTCTGCGTTCACCACCGCGTACCCGCGCGCAGGGGAGTAGCCGCGCGGGCCACCGGACCAGCACCCACGGGGGAAACATGATCACTCGACGGACCGCACTCAGAGTCGGCGTGGCAGCCACCAGCGTCATCGGCACGGGCGGCATGCTGCTGCCCGTGGTCACCGCCGCCGCCGACGAGCCCCGCTCGGCCGCCGCCGACCTCGACCCGGCCGGCATAGCCAAGTTCACCCAGCGCATGCCGCTCGCGCCGGTCCTCCAGCCGTACCTCAGCACCAGCACCACCAGCTACTACAGCATGACCCTCAAGGAGGCGACGAAGGAGATCGTGCCGGGCCTGACCACCCCGCTGCGCACCTTCAACGGCTCCTTCCCCGGCCCCGTCATCAAGGCCGAATCCGGCCGTCGGGTCGTCGTCAAGCAGACCAACAACCTCTCCCAGCCCACCTCGATCCACCTGCACGGCGGCCACGTCCCCCAGGACAGCGACGGCTCGCCGATGGACCTCATCGCGGCCGGCGGCGGCACCAAGACGTACACCTACCCCAACACCCAGCCGCACGCGAACCTGTGGTTCCACGACCACGCCCACCACCTGGAGTCGGAGAACGTCTTCCGCGGCCTGACCGCCACCTACCTGCTCACCGACGACATCGAGCGCCGCCTGGGCCTGCCCTCCGGTTCGTACGACGTTCCCGTGCAGCTGCGCGACGCCCGCTTCGCCCAGAACGGCGAACTCGTCTACGCGATGGGCGACTTCCAGCACCGCAACGTCATCCTCGCCAACGGCAAGGCCTGGCCCTACTTCGAGGTCGCGGCCCGCAAGTACCGCTTCCGCTTCACCAACACGGCCAACATGCGCTTCTTCGACCTGCGCCTCGCCGACGACTCCGAACTCGTGCAGATCGGCACCGACGGCGGCCTGCTGACCGCCCCGCACCGCACGAACTCCGTCTCCATCACCCCCGGCGAACGGGCCGACATCGTCATCGACTTCTCCCGTTACCCCGTCGGCAGCACCGTCGAACTCGTCAACAAGGCGGCGGCTCCCGGCGAACCCGTCGACCTGATCGGCCGCGTGCTCCAGTTCCGCGTCACGCGCACCGCGAGCGACGACAGCGTCGTCCCCGCCGCCCTGCGCACCCTGCCGCCCCTGGAGCCCGCCACCGTCCGGCGCGACATCGAACTGCGGATGGACGAGACCGGCAGCCCGAGCGACATGGCGTACATCAACGGCAAGACGTACGACATGGACCGCATCGACACCGAGATCGCCTACGGCGCCACCGAGATCTGGACCGTCAAGAACGTCAACCAGTTCGTCCCGCACAACTTCCACATGCACCTCGTGCAGTTCAGGGTGCTGGAGCGCAACGGCGCGCCCGTCACCGCCGGAGCCGAGACCGGCCTCAAGGACACCGTCGCCCTCATGCCCGGCGAGACGGTCAAACTCCAGGCCACCTTCACCGGCTACCGCGGCACCTACGTCTACCACTGCCACATGTTCGACCACGGCGCCATGGGCATGATGGCCAACATGCGCATCTCCTGACCCATCGTCACGACTCCCGAAGAGGCACCGGATGCACGCCCTCGTCCACGACCCGCACGCACCCATGCAACTCGCCCTGCGCGAGGCGCCGGACCCCGAGCCGCGCCACGGACAGGCGTTGGTGGAGATCGCCGCGATCTCCTTCAACTACGGTGAGATCGCCTACCGTTCCCCCCGGACGCGCCCCGGCTACATCTCCGGCTGGGACGCTGCCGGCGTCGTCGTCCGGCAGGCCGACGACGGCTCCGGCCCGCCCGTCGGGACCCGCGTGGTCACGTTCGGTTGGGGCGGCGCCTGGGCCCGGCTGCGCGCCGTGGACACCGCCGAACTCGCCGTCGTCCCCGACTCCGTCGACCTCGGCCAGGCCGCGGCGCTCCCGGTGGCCGGCGTCACCGCGCTCCAGGCCTGCCGCCGGCTCGGCTCGGTCCTCGGACGCCGCGTCCTGGTCACCGGAGCCTCCGGCGGCGTCGGCCGCTACGCCGTCCAACTCGCGGCGCTCGCCGGTGCGCACGTCGTCGCCTCCGTCGGCAGCCCGGCCCGCGCCGAGGGCCTGCGCGAGCTGGGCGCGGCCGAGATCATCGGTGGCCCGACGCAGCTGACCGCGCCTGTGTACGGCGTACTGGACAACGTGGGCGGCGTCCAACTCGCCGACGCCTTCTACCGGTTGGCGGACGACGGCATCGTCCAGGCCATCGGCAAGGCCTCGGGGGAGTCGACCACCATCGACTTCGAGCACTCCCGGGTCACCAGCGCGCGCGGACGGCTGGAGAACTTCAACATCACCACCCCGCTCGGCGAGGACCTCGCCTTCCTCCTCCGCCTGTTGGAGCAGGGCCGGCTCGACGCCCAGGTCGGCTGGCGCGGCCCCTGGACCCGCGCCGCCGAGGCCGCCGAAGGACTCCTCGCCCGCCGGATCCTGGGCAAGGCCGTTCTCGACGTCACCGCCGATACGGCCTGACACCCGCCCACCGCCGGGCAGTTCCCCCCGCCGCCCCCGCCGGGCGCGGGGGGAACCGTACGGCCACCCGGGGGATATCCCCACCAGCGGCCGGCATGCCTGCCGGATGGGTCGCCGGCCCCGCGTCGATCAGGCTTTACCCATGACCACACACCGCAGCAAGGCCCTCCTGATCGCCCTGTGCACCGCCACCGCCGCGGCCGGCCTCACCGCCGGCGTCCAGGCACGGGCGGAGGCCGCACCCGGCGCCGAAAGCCACCGACTCACCTGGCGCCCCTGCGCCAAGCCGGACGGCCCCGCCGGCCAGGAGTGCGCCGACCTGCCCGTCCCGCTCGACTACGCCGACCCGCGCGGCCCCCGGATCAGCGTCGCCGTCTCCCGCATCCGCAGCGAGCGCCCCGAGGCCCGCCGCGGCACCCTGGTCGTCCTGCCCGGCGGCCCCGGCGGCTCCGGCGTCCAGCGTCTCGCCCAGAAGGGCGCCGCCCTCCAGAAGCAGCTCGGCGGGGCGTACGACCTCGTCTCCTTCGACCCGCGCGGCGTCGGCGGCAGCACCACCGCCGACTGCAAGCTCGCCCCCGAGGACCGCTACCTCACCAGCCTGCGCGCCTGGCCCGCCCCCGACGGCGACATCACCGCCAACCTCGACCGCTCCCGGCGCACCGCCGAAGCCTGCGACCGCAACGGCGGCGCCGTCCTCGCCGGCTTCACCACCGCCAACCAGGTCCGCGACCTCGACGCCTTACGCGAAGCCCTCGGCGAGCGCAAGCTCTCCGCCTGGGGAGTCTCGTACGGGACCTACGTGGGCGCCGCCTACGCGCAGAAGTACCCCGCCCGCACCGACCGTTGGGTCCTCGACAGCAGCGCCGACCCCGACCCGACCCGCGTCGCCCGCGGCTGGCTCGCCGACATGGCCCGGGGCGTGGACGACCGCTTCCCCGACTTCGCCGCCTGGGCCGCCCACCCCGACCGCGACCGCGACGGCCTGCGCCTCGCCGCCACCCCCGACGAGGTACGCCCCACCGTCATCGCGCTCGCCGCCTCCCTGGACCGCGCCCCGAGGACCTCGACCACCCCCGGCGCGCCCCTCACCGGCAACGGCCTGCGCCAGGCCCTGCAGAACGCCCTGACCTCCGACGCCGCCTTCCCCGCCTTCGCCCGCCTCGTCAAGGCCGTCCAGAACCCGACCGGCACCCCCGCGCTGCCGCCCGAGCTGGCCCAGCCCCTGCGCGACCAGGACGCCGCCCAGCTGATCGCCGTCATCTGCAACGACGTGACCTGGCCCGCCGCGAGCCCGCAGGACCGCCAGCGCGGCGTCGACGAGGACCGCGCCCGCAGCCCCCTCACCGGCGGCATGCCCGTCAACGTCCTGCCGTGCGCCTTCTGGAAGAACACCCCCGACGACAAGCCCGTGCGGATCACCGACCGGGGCCCGTCCAACATCCTCATGATCCAGAGCCGTCGCGACCCGGCCACGCCCCACTCCAGCGGCCTGAAGATGCGCCGCGCGCTGGGACAGCGAGCCGTCCTCGTCACCGTCGAACACGGCGGCCACGGCGTCTACCTCGGCAACGGCAACGCCTGCGGCGACCGCACCGTCACCGAGTTCCTCACCACCGGCAAGCGCCCCGCCCACGACGTGGACTGCGCCGACTGACCCCGCGCCCCCACACGCCCCTCGCGCGGGCGCCGGCCGACGGCGCCAGGATGGAAGCGGGGGCGTGTCCCGCCCCGCGCCCCCGCGCGGTGTCGCCGCCTCCCCGATCCGATCCCCCAGCAGGGCGTGGAGACCGTCATGAGCAGCACGCACGCGGTGGGACCCGACACCACCGTCCTCGCCGATTGCCTGGAGGTGCCCGGGATCGGCTTCCTCCCCGTGAACACCTTCGTCGTGAAGGCCACCGAGCCCGTCGTCGTCGACACCGGGCTCGGCCTGCCCGACCGGGACTTCCTCAACACCCTCGGTTCGGTCATCGACCCCGCCGACGTACGGTGGATCTGGCTGACCCACCCCGACCGCGATCACACCGGTGGCCTCTTCGCCCTCCTCGACGCCGCCCCCGCCGCACGCGTCGTGACCACCTACGGCGGGGCGGGGATCATGTCCACCGAGCGGCCGCTGCCGCTCGACCGTGTCTACCTGCTCAACCCCGGCCAGTCCTTCGCCGTCGGCGACCGCACCCTGCACGCCTTCCGGCCGCCGCTCTTCGACAACCCGTGCACCGTCGGCTTCTACGACGACCGGTCCCGCACCTGCTTCAGCTCCGACTGCTTCGGCGGCCCCCAGCCCACCGCCGAGGCCGCCACCGGCCCCGACGTGGCCGAACTGGACCCGCGGGACATCCGCGAGGCCCAGCGGTTCTGGGCGAGCGTGGACAGCCCCTGGCTCCAGATCGTCGACCGGGACCGTTTCCTCGCCACCGTCGACCCGCTGCGCGAGATGGATCCCGAGACCATCCTCTCCACCCACCTGCCCCCGGCCCGGGGCCTGACCCCGCGCTTCCTCGACACCCTCACCACCGTGCCCGGCCTGGACCCGTACGTGGGCCCCGACCAGGCGGCCCTGGAGCAGCTGCTCGCGAGCTTCGAGCGACCGGGCGGCTGAGGCTCGGCCGCGGGTCGCGTCGTCGGGCCGTGTCGGTCGTGGCGGCGGGCCGAGGGTTCGGGCACGGTGGGCGCGATGGGCGGCCGTCCGCGTGCGTCGCCCCGCACCACCGAGAGGGGCGCGCATGGCCGAGTACCACACCTCCCGCACCAGTCGGCGCACGGTCCTGCTGGCCGCCGCGCTGACCGCCTCCTGCGGGGCCCCGACGGACCGACCGGCCTCCGCCGCGCCCCCGCCGGGCTGCGTGCTCACCGCCGAGGCGGGGGAGGGCCCGTACTACCTCGACCTCGACAAGGTCCGCTCGGACATCACCGAAGGCCAAAAGGGCGTGCCCTTCCGACTGGACCTGACGCTGGTGCGGGTGTCGAACGGCTGCCGGCCGCTCGCGGACGCGGCGATCGACGTGTGGCACGCCGACGCCGCCGGCGACTACTCCACCGGCGGCGCCACCTTCCTGCGCGGCACCCAGGTCACCGACGCGGCGGGCCGCTGCGCGTTCCACACCATCGTCCCCGGCTGGTACGCGGGCCTCGCCCCGCACATCCACTTCAAGGTCCGGCCCGACTCCGGCAAGGGCACGACCTCGCAGTTCTTCTTCCCGGAGCCGCTCCTGCGGCAGGTGTACGCCCGCCACCCGTACGCCCGCCGCCCGGCCCCCGCCCACCCCAACGAGCGCGACGGCCGCTACCGCGAGACGGGCGCCACCATGACCCTGGCCCCCGTTGCCGAGGCGGCCGGCTACCGCGCCGCGTTCACGGTGGGCATCGCCTGAGGGTCGTCCAACGGACGCGGCCGGGCACCCCGTCCGGCCCGGGGGGTCTTGTCCGGGGCGGGCGGCCGGCCGTCCGCCCGCCCGAGCCGTGCCGTGCGCCGTACCGTGCGCGTGCGATCAGTTCGCGGCGTAGACGCGTATCGCGAACTCGGCGATCTCCTCGTCCGACAGGTTCTTCGCCAGGTTCGCCTCCGTGATCATGCCGACCAGGCGGTGGCCGCCGGCCACGTCGATGACGGGCAGCCGCTTGATCTGGTGGACCTCCATCGTGTCCACCGCCTCCTGCGCGGCGGCGTCCGCGTCCACCCAGTGCAGGGTGCCGGCCAGCTCCCCGGCGCGGACCGAGGCCGGGTCCTTGCCCTCGGCGCAACACTTCACCACGATGTCGCGGTCGGTGATCAGCCCCTGGAGGCGCTGGTCGTCGCCGCAGATCGGCAGGCAGCCGACGTTCAGGTCGCGCATCATCCGCGACGCGTCCAGCAGAGTCTGGTCCTCCCGGACGCACATCACGCCGCTCGTCATGATGTCCCGGGCCCGCAGGTTCCTGCTCATCGCTCCTCCTCGGCTCTCGATCGGCTCTCGGTTCCCCTTTCCGAGCACACCACGGATGGCCCACCCGGGCGCGTTGGGACATTGTTGAATGATCGTTCCAGACCGCCTTGTGATCTTGGACGTCGGCAGCAAGCACGAGCTGTCCCTCAAGGCGCTCGACCGGTACGTCGACTCGGTCGACCCGCGACTCGTCGCGGACCTCTCGCGGCCCGGACCGGCCCTGCCGGCCGTACGGGAGCCCGTCCGCCGCTACGCAGCCGAGGCGGCCGCGCGCGACCCGCGCGGGCCCGGCCCGCCTGATCCTGGTGCTGCTGCAAGGGGTGCGCGTCGTGGGGAAGGCCTCGCCGGGCCCCGCACGCGTGCGCGACGCGGTCGAGCAGGCGCTGAGCCTGCTCGACTGACCACACCACACTCTCGCATGCCCGAATAATGAACCGGCCGGTCAAAAACAGGGGGGACGGCATGGGGAGGAGCACCGCTTCCACCGACGCCGGTACCGACACCTGGGGGACTCGCCGTGGGGGCCGCCGACATCGCGCTGCTCGCCCTCACCGGCTCACCCTGGGCAGCCCCGGCGTCTCCGCCGGGCCCATGTCGCCGCACCCGGGCGAGACCGAGGCCCACCGCGCCGAGCGCGTCAGGACGGAGAACCCGCTCGGTCGGGTCGCGGAGGCCGAGGAAGTGGCGGCCGCCGTCCTCTACCCGGCCTCGCCCGCCGCCGGCTCCGTGGTCGGCACCGACCTGGTCGTCGACAGCGGATCCTCCGTCTGAGATCGCGAGGCCGCGAGGCCACCCGCGTACTGCTCAGGAGGAGCGGCGCCGCAGGCGTGTCGTGAGGTGGTGCTGAAGGGGCTGCCCGACGGCCGCCATGTCGTGAACCACCGTCAGCAGGTCGCCGTCCAGGCTGTAGTGGCGTCGCGTCGCGGTGACCTCCTTGGCCAGCGGGGTCAGCGCCACGTCCTTCGTCTCGATCTCGATCTCCGTACCGGACACCCGCCCCACGTACGTCTCCACGATCCCGGTGGGGTGGGCGAGCACCACCTCCAGACCCGCGTCGGGAGTCACCCGCCACCACCCCGCCTCGCGCCCCGCCGGACGCACCGGCGCCCCGGCCTCGTCCACCAGCCACGCGCGGGCCTCGTAGCGCAGGAAGGGGCGCCCGTCGTGGCTGAAGGTGACCTCCTGCTCGTAGCGGAAGTCCTGCTCCAGGGTGGGGTACTGGCCCTGCCCCCGCCCGTGCCAGCGGCCCAGCAGCGGCAGCACCGGGGCCAGCAGCGGGTGCGGCTGCGCGCCCTCACCGAGGACGTGACTGTCGGGGTACGGATTCTCCCGCACCGATTGCGCCGAATCGAACATGTTCACCCTGTCTGTTCGTGGAAACCGCGGGCCGGTCCGCGCCGCCTGGCACCGTACCCCGCCGGGGAGCGGACGGCGCGCGGGCATGGCGCGTACGGGCCGCGCGCGCTCCACCGACCGCGTCGCCGGCGTCGTCACATCGTGTGACGTTCGCATCGCGGGGGCCTGTCGGCGCCGGCCCACCGCGTGCCGGGTCCAACCCTGGTGGCCATGGACTTCAAGAAGCTGGCACCCCCGTTGGCGGCGGTCTACGAGCGCTACGAGCAGCAGGGCCGCAGGCGCTCCCCCCTCGCCCGCAACGCCCGCACCCTGGGCCTCGTCTCGGTGCGCGAGCGGGCCAAGCCGCTGCGCGTCGTGGTGTCCCTCATCTGCGATCCCGACGTCGCCCTCGACGAGGGACTCGCCGACTACGGCCTCGGCGACGACCTCGTGGTCAACGCCGGCGGCCGGGCCGTCCGTACCGCCATCGTCTCCCTCGACGCACTCGAAGCGCTCGCCTCGCACCCCGCCGTCCGGCGCATCGTGCCCTCCACCCGACTGCGGCCCTGCCTGAACCGGGCCCTGGAGAAGGTCCACGTACAGCAGTTCCGCACGCGTACCGGCGCGAGCGGCGAGGGCGTCGTCATCGGCGTCGTGGACACCGGCATCGACCCCGACCATCCGGCGTTCGCCGGCCGGATCGAGCGGATCTGGGACCAGACGATCCTCGGGGGGAACGGGGTGCCGGAGGGCCGGTACGGCGCCGAGTTCCGCCTGTCGCAGACGGGGGCCGGGACCCCGGGGACGCTGTCCCGGGACGTCGAAGGGCACGGCACCCACGTGGCCGGCATCGCCGCCGGATCGAACGGGGTCGCCCCCGGGGCCCGCCTCGTGATCGTCAAGACCGACTTCCAGGACGCCCACATCATCGACGGCGTGCAGTACGTCTTCCGGGTGGCCCGCGACCTCGGGCTGCCGGCCGTCGTCAACCTGAGTCTCGGCGGGCACTCCGACGCGCACGACGGCAGCGACGCCATGTCCCGGGCGATCGAGGAGGAATCGGGTCCGGGCCGGATCGTGTGCTGCGCCGCCGGCAACGAGGGCGACGACGACATCCACGCCCGCATCCAGGTCCCCGAAGGCGCGGTGCGCGCCGTCCCCTGCCACCCGGGCATGCGCGCCGGCAGGCCGGACGTCTTCGCGATCAACGGCTGGTACGGGGGCGGCGACCGCTTCGAGATCGCGATGGCCACACCGTCGGGCATCACGACCCCGTTCCAGCCGGTCCACACCTCGGGCAACACGGCGGCGGAATTCGACCTGTCCGAGGGCCTCGTCCAGATCGTCACGCCCGGCCCCAGCCCGGACAACGGGGACGTCAACTTCTTCGTGCAGGTCGACCCGG
Coding sequences:
- a CDS encoding Ig-like domain-containing protein codes for the protein MAKAWKRAWSTTAAVTGALLVVAAAPGRAPEADAAPGPSAAPLPEAAVTLLVGRAVEERGTAGSAWCPERAFRAEACGTWHERRILATARGAGALLQDPAATRTDTLPTDPGAPLEIALDHARAGRLTDVSVRDGHGRHLAGTLGPDGDRWHNTEPLRAGEEYTVRVGAQDGNGTPVGVTMALRTAPPAGMDTGPDGGGDDGKAGGVRADAEGAEGAAGAGRDRLTVEFGPRPGTYGAGEIVTASLSHPLPADDLDARADLERALQVTSEPQVEGAWHWVDDSTLHFRPRTYWPAHAVVRVSSGLDGIEIGDRHHGGPSEPLRFTVADRIEAVTDSAAHEMTVRRNGRVIRTIPVTTGKAGFRTRSGVKVILGKEYRVRMRGDTVGIEKGTKEFYDLPVFYATRVTWSGEYVHAAPWSVDAQGEENVSHGCTGMSTRDAAWFYETVREGDIVEVVNSGGAKMPAFDNGFGDWNMDWRTWLSGSALRAGAADAKAPAADAPDIEDTDSSLAAARLRPTT
- a CDS encoding MFS transporter, with the translated sequence MTPPAPPRARPRRALLAGAAGNFVEWYEFGVYGCFATVIAAHFFTPASTGGGGSGGSGGAGPLIATYASFAVAFFFRPAGALLFGRLGDRAGRRPTLILVIGLMTLATTLIGLLPTRATAGVAAPVLLTVLRALQGLSAGGEFGGAVALMTESAPPGRRGRYGAWQSLTVALGLLAGAATAALLATVLTPAALHAWGWRIPFLLALPLGLTALHLRTTLPPEPPPPVPPSPHVLCALPEPPAPPAPGRGEPPASPDRSASLDSRALPGLPEPPGPSVSAWAAGHARGDAPVLPVPPERPESGHTPALSAFPEPPSPPRSPASAGLPEEGVPALPVPRSGGPDRAGTPPRGVGVRAVLLGVGRVMGWSAAGYTFLVVLPSYLQQTLGASFREALIAAALANLGFAAAILPAGMLSDRIGRRPVMLCGALTVTLLALPLLHLLQDPAASAPAKAAAVLGAGAVVGLLAGPGPAMLAEMFPAQVRCTGLALAYALANAVFSGCAGLIITALTAATGDTDVPALYAAGACAASALALASLRGDDHKRPLR
- a CDS encoding anhydro-N-acetylmuramic acid kinase, with product MRVVGLMSGTSHDSVDAAAADLTLDGDTLRLVPLGMIAAPYEAPLRDALTAALPPAPTTLADVCRLDTGIGQAFARLAARADRELCDDRAELIASHGQTVYHWTDAGQVLGTLQLGRPAWIAEATGCPVVSDFRPADVAAGGQGAPLVGLIDLMLLRGRPGAPAALNIGGIANLTAVVPTGPPVAFDTGPGNALLDAAVHDLTGGRRAYDEDGALAAAGRVHEPLLHHLLAEPYYARPAPKTTGKEHFHRDYLRTALARFPALAPSDLLATLTRLTARTVADALRPFAVTEVVASGGGTCNPVLMEMLRRELPTKTALLSSDALGLPAAAKEAYAFAVLGHLTLHGLPGNAPACTGARGPRVLGSLTPGRRPLRLPPTPPHPPHRLIVEPPR
- a CDS encoding multicopper oxidase family protein, whose amino-acid sequence is MAATSVIGTGGMLLPVVTAAADEPRSAAADLDPAGIAKFTQRMPLAPVLQPYLSTSTTSYYSMTLKEATKEIVPGLTTPLRTFNGSFPGPVIKAESGRRVVVKQTNNLSQPTSIHLHGGHVPQDSDGSPMDLIAAGGGTKTYTYPNTQPHANLWFHDHAHHLESENVFRGLTATYLLTDDIERRLGLPSGSYDVPVQLRDARFAQNGELVYAMGDFQHRNVILANGKAWPYFEVAARKYRFRFTNTANMRFFDLRLADDSELVQIGTDGGLLTAPHRTNSVSITPGERADIVIDFSRYPVGSTVELVNKAAAPGEPVDLIGRVLQFRVTRTASDDSVVPAALRTLPPLEPATVRRDIELRMDETGSPSDMAYINGKTYDMDRIDTEIAYGATEIWTVKNVNQFVPHNFHMHLVQFRVLERNGAPVTAGAETGLKDTVALMPGETVKLQATFTGYRGTYVYHCHMFDHGAMGMMANMRIS
- a CDS encoding zinc-binding dehydrogenase, producing the protein MHALVHDPHAPMQLALREAPDPEPRHGQALVEIAAISFNYGEIAYRSPRTRPGYISGWDAAGVVVRQADDGSGPPVGTRVVTFGWGGAWARLRAVDTAELAVVPDSVDLGQAAALPVAGVTALQACRRLGSVLGRRVLVTGASGGVGRYAVQLAALAGAHVVASVGSPARAEGLRELGAAEIIGGPTQLTAPVYGVLDNVGGVQLADAFYRLADDGIVQAIGKASGESTTIDFEHSRVTSARGRLENFNITTPLGEDLAFLLRLLEQGRLDAQVGWRGPWTRAAEAAEGLLARRILGKAVLDVTADTA